A genomic window from Paucibacter sp. KCTC 42545 includes:
- the map gene encoding type I methionyl aminopeptidase yields MTITLKTGSDITALRIAGRLASEVLDMLTPHVQPGITTEQLDKLAHDYIVNVQQAIPAPLNYTPAGYIPYPKSICTSVNDVICHGIPNDRALKNGDIVNIDVTVIKDGWHGDTSRMFVVGDKGSIAAKRLCAFTYEAMWKGIAKVKPGAYLGDIGHAIQTFAENAGFSVVREFCGHGIGQVFHEEPQVLHYGRPGTLVQLEPGMVFTIEPMINLGRREIKEHNDGWTIKTKDRSLSAQWEHTLIVTDTGYEVFTLSAGSPPPPAFITATST; encoded by the coding sequence ATGACGATCACCCTCAAAACCGGCTCCGACATCACCGCCCTGCGCATCGCCGGGCGCCTGGCTTCCGAAGTGCTGGACATGCTGACACCGCATGTCCAACCCGGCATCACCACCGAACAACTCGACAAGCTGGCGCATGACTACATCGTCAATGTGCAGCAAGCCATTCCCGCGCCGCTGAACTACACGCCCGCGGGCTATATCCCCTACCCCAAGTCCATCTGCACCTCGGTCAACGATGTGATCTGCCACGGCATCCCGAATGATCGGGCGCTGAAGAATGGCGACATCGTCAACATCGACGTCACCGTGATCAAGGACGGCTGGCACGGCGACACCAGCCGCATGTTTGTCGTGGGTGACAAGGGCTCCATCGCCGCCAAGCGCCTGTGCGCCTTCACCTATGAAGCCATGTGGAAGGGCATTGCCAAGGTCAAGCCGGGCGCTTACTTGGGCGACATCGGCCACGCCATCCAGACCTTTGCCGAAAACGCCGGCTTCAGCGTGGTGCGCGAGTTCTGCGGCCACGGCATCGGCCAGGTCTTCCACGAAGAACCGCAAGTGCTGCACTACGGCCGCCCCGGCACCCTGGTGCAACTCGAGCCCGGCATGGTGTTCACCATCGAGCCCATGATCAACCTCGGCCGGCGCGAGATCAAAGAACACAACGACGGCTGGACCATCAAGACCAAGGATCGCTCCTTGTCTGCCCAGTGGGAACACACGCTGATCGTGACCGACACCGGCTACGAGGTGTTCACCCTGTCGGCCGGTAGCCCGCCGCCGCCGGCCTTCATCACCGCCACCAGCACCTGA
- a CDS encoding undecaprenyl-diphosphate phosphatase, with translation MDTVLLIKAAIMGIVEGLTEFLPISSTGHLILTGSLLGFDDAKSKVFDIAIQTGAIFAVILVYWQRLRDTVAGLGSDARARRFTKNVAIGFFPAVVLGLLFGKAIKAHLFTPTVVASTFIIGGFIILWAERRQSAVVRVENVDDMSPLDALKVGMLQCLAMVPGTSRSGATIIGGMLIGLSRKAATDFSFFLAIPTLIGAGAYSLYKERALLSTADLPMFSVGLLFSFLSAWVCVRWLLRYISSHSFVPFAYYRIVFGVIVLATAWSGLVVWAD, from the coding sequence TTGGATACTGTGTTGTTGATCAAGGCCGCGATCATGGGGATCGTTGAAGGCCTGACCGAGTTCTTGCCGATTTCTTCCACCGGCCATTTGATTTTGACCGGCTCCCTGCTGGGTTTTGACGACGCCAAGAGCAAGGTCTTCGACATCGCCATCCAAACCGGCGCCATCTTTGCCGTCATCCTGGTGTACTGGCAGCGTCTGCGCGACACCGTCGCCGGCCTGGGCTCCGACGCACGCGCCCGCCGCTTCACCAAAAACGTGGCCATCGGTTTCTTCCCGGCCGTGGTGCTGGGCCTGCTGTTCGGCAAGGCCATCAAGGCGCATCTGTTTACTCCCACCGTGGTGGCGAGCACCTTCATCATCGGCGGCTTCATCATCTTGTGGGCCGAGCGCCGCCAAAGCGCAGTGGTGCGGGTCGAGAACGTGGACGATATGAGCCCGCTGGATGCCCTGAAAGTGGGCATGCTGCAATGCCTGGCCATGGTGCCCGGCACCAGCCGCTCAGGCGCCACCATCATCGGCGGCATGCTGATCGGCCTGTCGCGCAAGGCGGCCACTGATTTCTCCTTCTTCCTGGCCATCCCGACCCTGATTGGCGCCGGTGCCTACAGCCTGTACAAGGAACGTGCCCTGCTGAGCACGGCCGATCTGCCCATGTTCAGCGTCGGCCTGCTGTTCTCCTTCCTGAGCGCCTGGGTCTGCGTGCGCTGGTTGCTGCGCTATATCTCCAGCCACAGCTTTGTGCCCTTTGCCTATTACCGCATCGTCTTCGGCGTGATCGTGCTGGCCACGGCCTGGAGCGGGCTGGTGGTTTGGGCGGATTGA